One region of Zingiber officinale cultivar Zhangliang chromosome 7B, Zo_v1.1, whole genome shotgun sequence genomic DNA includes:
- the LOC122007041 gene encoding protein MEMO1-like, giving the protein MERIRRAAHAGSWYTDNAKKLDEDLERWLLATRLTKCPDVRGVIAPHAGYSYSGRCAAFAFANIDPKSIERVFLLGPSHHYYTPKCALTKATIYSTPLGDLQVDSQVNDELKATGKFELMDLDVDEAEHSMEMHLPYIAKVFHGYPVKVVPILVGALNSENEAMYGQLLAKYVDDPKNFFSVSSDFCHWGSRFSYTYCDKKHGPIYKSIEALDHMGMDIIETGDANAFKRYLKEYGNTICGRHPISIFLHMLKSCSAKIKIGFLQYEQSSQCKSSRDSSVSYASAAAKLDD; this is encoded by the exons ATGGAGAGGATTCGAAGAGCTGCTCATGCGGGATCCTGGTATACCGACAACG CTAAGAAACTAGATGAGGATCTTGAACGATGGCTCCTGGCAACTCGTCTGACTAAATGTCCTGATGTTAGAGGTGTAATTGCCCC GCATGCTGGTTACTCATATTCAGGTCGCTGTGCTGCTTTTGCATTTGctaacattgaccctaaaagcaT TGAACGAGTGTTTCTACTTGGTCCATCTCATCATTATTATACCCCAAAATGTGCCCTTACAAAAGCCACTATTTATAGCACACCCTTGGGCGACTTGCAGGTTGATTCTCAAG TAAATGATGAGCTCAAGGCCACAGGAAAGTTTGAACTTATGGATCTTGATGTAGATGAAGCAGAACATAGCATGGAAATGCATTTGCCTTATATTGCTAAAGTGTTCCATGG TTATCCTGTGAAAGTTGTCCCCATTCTGGTTGGTGCTCTTAACTCAGAAAATGAAGCCATGTACGGACAACTGCTTGCTAAGTATGTGGACGATCCCAAGAATTTCTTCTCCGTATCATCTGATTTTTGCCATTGGGGCTCTAG GTTCAGCTACACATACTGTGATAAGAAGCATGGCCCTATTTATAAATCCATCGAGGCCTTGGACCACATGGGCATGGACATCATCGAGACTGGAGATGCTAATGCATTCAAACGATATCTGAAGGAGTACGGCAACACAATCTGTGGACGCCATCCGATAAGCATCTTCCTCCAC aTGTTGAAGAGCTGCTCGGCCAAGATCAAAATTGGTTTCCTGCAATACGAGCAATCGAGCCAGTGCAAGAGCTCACGGGACAGCAGCGTAAGCTACGCCTCCGCAGCTGCTAAATTAGACGACTGA